In the genome of Primulina eburnea isolate SZY01 chromosome 13, ASM2296580v1, whole genome shotgun sequence, the window TTGATCGGGTTCAAAATTTCACACTACGTTCCAGATTACGTCAACCAAATTATGACGGTGGAGATCTGGTCTGGAATCATTTTGACCTGTTTATGGACGAAAAAACGTATGTATGATGTTCTCGCCTAAAATTTGAGTAGTTTTTTTGCGAAGACTATGTGCAGAAAACTAACCGTCAGATTTGTCTGAATTTTTGATATGATGTTTGAAACATATGATAGTGTATTTTGAATGGTGGAGATCGGATTTCGACAAAATCATGACCTAAACATACACTTGAAAATTGGACAGAACTTCACCTTGCAAAATCTTCGAAAATGCTACAACACATGAGAGATGATTTTCGAAATATATAGTGAATTTGAAGGAGTGATTTTTGACAATGAGGTGGTGATATTTATAGTGATGAGGTGAAAATCTTACCATAATTTGAATGATATTCCTTCCAACTTTTGAGATGTTTCTTCCATaaattttgagatgattattcCATAATTTTAAGACGCTTACTTGTTCGTCTTGTATTAGATTTGgaatttcatgtatttattAGTTCGGATTTCAAATATCAtacattatttaatattttcgaatttattatttttacaataatatcataactcaaaaataatgtttatatgcaaaaaaattacatttccaAAATTTTGAGTTCTGACGTTAATCCTaagtataaattaataaaatattcaagtAATGCCtagttataataaaatataccTATATTATAATATGCAAGTGATGATTGATATGAAATAAATTGTTTAGAGGGCATATAATTTCAAGAACTACGACAACCAGAAACAGACAACCCCCAACACTCTAGTGTCATGTATAGGACCACTAAACTAAAGAGTTagcttatatatttattttccaTTTCAAACACAGACTATTCAGTTTGATTtattatgcatgaatttttttacaaaacaaACAAGTATTTTACCGAATGTCACATCAAAAAATATAAGTCataaaaaatcacccataaaaGCCTTTAAACGTCTTCTCTTGGTCAAGATTACATTTGCCATAATTTTACTTTAGAAATCCTTGTgaactcattttttttttttttttaatcatcaaTGTTATATTGATAGGTGAAGTAAAGTTGTgagtaaatatttttatttattggtGAATTCAAATTTATCCAAATACTAGTGAAcatctattaaaaaaaatcatcatcCATCATATTCAAGTTTTACATATCTAtattatttatgttatattattaaattagaGAGATTTAAAGTAATTAGTTTTTAGTAAGATtgtttgttttaataattatatatattaataaagtgttaaaattttaatgtgaACCACTTGTCAGTTTATAGAGTTTTTATTTCTTAAGCATCAAGTTGCAGGTCAATTCCTACTTAGAacttttttctcttctttttttttaaatttttttaaaaaattatatatcaaaattagtgTTGTTCCTCGTTATTttttacaaatatattttgatttttatttacatataaaccaaataaattataaaagaaaTATTGTACAAACACTGATTGTATAAGTCATGCACAAAATGGACATGTCCCATGATGCTGAAAATTAAGAGTGGCAGTTAAGGCAGCTCGGGGAACTGCACATACACatataaaagagaaaaataagGCATAAACAAGCTCTCTCTCTGTCAATCATAAAAAAACACACAACTTTCTGCAAAGTTCATATCTTATATCTTCATCGTTCACTTCAATTTAGTTTTCGACACTTAATGGGATATTAGAACGAAAGATCGAATTGAGGCTCACATTTGTTtgttttagaagttagattttcaCATATTTTTATCATGGCACTCACATGCTTAGGCAAACACGTAGTAATACCAATTTAACATGTACGCAGATTTACATCATACGACTCCGGtgaaaaatcaaaataagcacaaGGGATGGACTGTGATCCATTTATTTCAATTCATTAACACAAGATAAAAGGACAGAGAGAATTCGAAGTCATATTACAAGGCGTCTCAGCTTCTGAACAAACTCATCCATGTAAGAATCCTCGAGCCCTTTAGTCAACAAGAAATCCCTCCACTTAGCATGATTTGCTCTGATTTCTTTCCCGATCTCACTCCCTTCTTCCATAACCAATTTGATGGTCTCCATCACAGCCtcttttgtgaaaaatccgtcTTCGTCTCCCCTCTTAACCTCGACCCCTACCCGCAACTCTCCCTCCATCATTCTTGCATTGATGAAATGGTCCCCCTTATGTGGTATTAGCACCAACTGGCATTCGCTCACCATCGCCTCCGACAACGAACCTGACCCGCAATGCGTGACGAAGCATCCGATCGAAGGATGGGATAAGATCAGCTGTTGCTGTACCCAACCTCCGTGGATGACGCCTCTTTTCTCAGTTCTGTGCTTGAAACCTTCGGGCAATGCTTCTTCCACGGTATTACATCCTTCTGGTGGTTTCATTGCAGCAAGAAATGGAAGCCCGGCGATTTCTAAACCCAAAACCAGTTCTTGAAATTGATCCAGTTTCAGAATGGCTTCACTGCCGAATGCGCAGAAGATTACTGATTTGGCTGTGAATTGATGCAGCCAATTGGCCCATGTCTCATCTAGACTTACGGTCGGTGGCTCTGGTAACACGGGGCCTGCCAGAACAACCGGtttcttgtattttttttcaagaaattcACAGTATGGCCCTTCCATTTCTCTGCATGATTTGAATCCAAGTGCATCACATTCATCAATTGACATAATTAAACGCTGCACAAAGTTCATGCCACTCCAACGTTCTTTCAAAGTGCACCATTGCCTCCGCGAACGCACTTCTTGCGGGGAAAGCTTGAGTACTGATGGAGGGAAACCAGGGGGAGGTTCCAACAAAGCGTCAGCCTCAAGCTCATCGCGAAGGAGGTACCCTACAGAGGCAGGGCTTACTATCATATAACCAACGGATTTAATGCCAAATCGCCGCGCCAAAGCAGGCAACCAATACGTGAAGTCGAAGAACACGAAATGGGGTTTGATTTCCTTGAGCAAAGAATCAACCAAGGGTTGTGTGAGATCCATTGCGTGCCTGAGAAGTGGACCCATTGCGAAGCTAATGTCTGCTGTGGTTTCGGCTCCTTCTGGGAGGCCTTCCACATGAGGGATTGTGATCGGTATGAAGCTTATGCGATCCGGGTGGAGATTGAATTGGTTCAATTTGAACTGTGTGTTTGTGGGGAGGAGCAAGAAAATTATGTGGCCTCTTTCGGCAAGTTTGTTGGAGAGGTGAAGAAATGTCGTAAGATGACCCATGGCCAGCCATGGATACATCAAAATCTTGAGCTTCTCTTCGCTCATTCTTCTTCAGTTTTTGGTGCaaatcaagaaaacatttttccaaggaaaatgcatttaaaaaaaaaaatcaggcgACAAGTTCTTTTCCCTGGCCCCATATCAATAATCATATAGTCGTACATTTTATTTTCTATAGCTAAGAAACCCCAGAATTCTACTCTATTGTGTTTAGGTCATCTTGAACTCAAAtctctattttaaaatattacatTGTACATTATATAGAATATTTATTTCAACTTATCTACTTCAATTTTATTCTAAATAAGAATATTCttggaatattttttttatttaattaattaa includes:
- the LOC140810123 gene encoding cyanidin 3-O-galactoside 2''-O-xylosyltransferase FGGT1-like — protein: MSEEKLKILMYPWLAMGHLTTFLHLSNKLAERGHIIFLLLPTNTQFKLNQFNLHPDRISFIPITIPHVEGLPEGAETTADISFAMGPLLRHAMDLTQPLVDSLLKEIKPHFVFFDFTYWLPALARRFGIKSVGYMIVSPASVGYLLRDELEADALLEPPPGFPPSVLKLSPQEVRSRRQWCTLKERWSGMNFVQRLIMSIDECDALGFKSCREMEGPYCEFLEKKYKKPVVLAGPVLPEPPTVSLDETWANWLHQFTAKSVIFCAFGSEAILKLDQFQELVLGLEIAGLPFLAAMKPPEGCNTVEEALPEGFKHRTEKRGVIHGGWVQQQLILSHPSIGCFVTHCGSGSLSEAMVSECQLVLIPHKGDHFINARMMEGELRVGVEVKRGDEDGFFTKEAVMETIKLVMEEGSEIGKEIRANHAKWRDFLLTKGLEDSYMDEFVQKLRRLVI